In Desulfovibrio porci, one genomic interval encodes:
- a CDS encoding AAA family ATPase, which produces MNMRENATETTPDMRENSLRDAIREEMRRGGVSQPRLARESGISVPRINQWLSGKYKGDNAAIEKALQSWLRSALESREQAASGCIPAAPDWMPTLTANKILLALKYAHKLADITVIYGGAGLGKTLTAQRYQEDNPNVWIATMTPSVISVTACLERVAYAVGVNHVPAGGAQAEQAIVSRVSGSGGLIVVDEAQHLPVTCLDALRSLYDASGVGLAIMGNESVYTQLTGGSRKAHFAQLFSRIGRRERLTSPTAGDIDALLKPLDPAYII; this is translated from the coding sequence ATGAACATGCGGGAAAATGCCACGGAAACAACGCCGGATATGCGGGAAAATTCGTTGCGGGATGCCATACGCGAGGAAATGCGCCGTGGCGGCGTGAGCCAGCCCCGGCTTGCGCGGGAATCGGGCATATCCGTACCCCGAATCAACCAATGGCTTTCCGGGAAGTACAAGGGCGACAACGCGGCCATTGAAAAGGCGCTGCAAAGCTGGCTGCGTTCCGCCCTGGAAAGCCGGGAACAGGCGGCAAGCGGCTGCATTCCCGCCGCGCCGGACTGGATGCCCACGCTCACGGCCAACAAGATACTTCTGGCGCTCAAGTATGCCCACAAGCTGGCGGACATCACCGTCATTTACGGCGGGGCCGGACTCGGCAAAACCCTGACCGCGCAACGCTATCAGGAAGACAATCCGAACGTGTGGATCGCCACCATGACGCCTTCGGTCATCAGCGTGACGGCCTGTCTTGAGCGCGTGGCCTACGCCGTGGGCGTGAACCATGTTCCGGCGGGCGGAGCGCAGGCGGAACAGGCCATTGTCAGCCGCGTATCCGGCTCTGGCGGGCTGATTGTCGTGGATGAAGCCCAACACTTGCCCGTGACGTGTTTGGACGCTCTCCGAAGCCTGTACGACGCTTCCGGCGTGGGACTGGCGATTATGGGCAATGAGAGCGTGTACACGCAACTGACGGGCGGATCGCGCAAGGCTCACTTTGCCCAACTGTTCAGCCGGATAGGTCGGCGTGAACGCCTGACGAGCCCCACCGCCGGGGACATCGACGCCCTTCTTAAGCCCCTCGATCCGGCGTACATCATCTGA
- a CDS encoding helix-turn-helix domain-containing protein, which produces MSSIAERLKSVRGEMSREEFARIIGVHVNTVGRYERGESEPDISITSKICREFDVNPHWLILGEGKYGIDSDHSGIPHFYETHGRGYRQYTSIGDDSMLLEIIVAYVLQENGLEMSKKQISAIANLYYEEMHNRIMAIAVKIKELDAD; this is translated from the coding sequence ATGAGCAGCATTGCTGAAAGACTAAAAAGTGTCAGAGGAGAAATGTCACGTGAAGAATTTGCCCGTATAATTGGGGTACATGTGAACACAGTAGGACGTTATGAACGGGGAGAAAGCGAACCAGACATCTCTATTACATCAAAAATTTGTCGTGAATTTGATGTAAACCCGCATTGGCTAATTCTTGGAGAAGGTAAATACGGTATAGATTCTGACCATAGCGGTATTCCACATTTTTATGAAACACATGGAAGAGGTTATCGTCAATATACATCTATTGGTGATGATTCCATGTTACTAGAAATAATTGTCGCATATGTATTACAAGAAAATGGACTTGAAATGTCAAAAAAGCAAATTTCAGCCATTGCAAACCTATATTATGAAGAAATGCATAATAGGATTATGGCAATTGCCGTTAAAATAAAAGAACTCGATGCAGATTAG
- a CDS encoding helix-turn-helix domain-containing protein: MSNQIDAIMMFVERGWHPYTGQVDVAVYQQLECPAPLFAKWFYEGQEAQEALCVGCERQCRVDCTEGFKPAPKRFQALYKGYYYSLTPLEMVKRHTLLRVEQAAYCLNIAERTVRDMIEKGELVATKRKPVRVRSEEVLRLMNDFDE, from the coding sequence ATGAGCAATCAAATTGACGCGATCATGATGTTTGTGGAACGCGGCTGGCATCCCTACACGGGACAAGTGGACGTTGCCGTGTATCAACAGCTTGAATGCCCGGCCCCGTTGTTCGCCAAGTGGTTCTATGAGGGGCAGGAAGCGCAGGAAGCCCTGTGCGTAGGCTGCGAACGTCAATGCCGGGTGGACTGCACGGAAGGCTTTAAACCTGCCCCAAAACGCTTTCAAGCCCTGTATAAAGGCTATTACTACTCGCTGACGCCTCTGGAAATGGTCAAAAGGCATACTTTGTTGCGTGTGGAACAGGCGGCTTACTGCCTGAATATCGCCGAACGCACGGTACGAGACATGATTGAAAAAGGGGAGCTTGTAGCAACCAAGCGAAAACCTGTCCGCGTTCGGTCGGAAGAAGTTTTACGGCTGATGAATGATTTTGACGAATAG